In Woeseia oceani, one DNA window encodes the following:
- a CDS encoding PepSY-associated TM helix domain-containing protein, producing MRKLMLVLHKYAGLSLGLMLGVIGISGSLLVFDHAIDEALTPEIVTADNPAQRAPLNDVLAAAKNAVDSSHRADRIYIARQAGSPHVVRFRLPAGQPGPVEVSVAPATAEVLAVRTWGEYPASWLYTFHYTLLAGPNGKTTVGLLGIVLLFFCVSGVIIWWPQQHRWRRALTVRWNRGAYLLNLDLHKTSGIYLLPILAVVSFSGVAIVFPNAIETMVSSALPMDQYPNPRSTIGAAMVPVSDAAATAATAFPDAELKRVQLPRSEDGPYLFYFNTAAEPWSNLGGSAVWVDAYSNRILATWNVTEVAAGSQFMRWQFPLHNGDALGMTGRWLVFIVGFLPALLFGTGVYMWWRKRKNRTGRIMLGRYAERKPGPDSVP from the coding sequence ATGCGCAAGCTGATGCTGGTCCTGCACAAATACGCGGGCTTGTCGCTGGGCCTGATGCTGGGAGTTATTGGCATCAGCGGCAGCCTGCTGGTTTTCGATCATGCCATCGACGAGGCACTGACGCCGGAAATTGTGACAGCCGACAATCCGGCGCAGCGCGCACCGTTGAATGATGTGCTCGCCGCTGCGAAGAACGCGGTGGACAGTTCGCACAGGGCGGATCGCATTTACATCGCACGGCAAGCCGGGAGTCCCCACGTCGTTCGGTTCCGGCTACCGGCCGGCCAGCCGGGACCGGTGGAAGTGAGTGTCGCACCCGCGACAGCGGAGGTGCTCGCCGTCAGGACCTGGGGAGAATACCCGGCGAGCTGGCTATACACCTTTCACTACACCTTGCTGGCGGGGCCGAATGGCAAGACGACGGTGGGATTGCTGGGAATAGTGCTGCTGTTCTTCTGCGTAAGCGGGGTGATTATCTGGTGGCCGCAACAACACCGCTGGCGCCGCGCTCTGACAGTTCGCTGGAATCGTGGCGCGTACCTGCTGAACCTGGACCTGCACAAGACCTCGGGCATTTACCTGCTACCCATACTGGCCGTGGTCTCGTTCTCCGGGGTAGCCATTGTGTTTCCCAACGCGATCGAAACGATGGTTAGCAGCGCCTTGCCCATGGACCAGTATCCCAATCCTCGATCCACAATCGGCGCCGCAATGGTGCCAGTCAGCGATGCAGCAGCAACGGCGGCGACGGCCTTTCCGGATGCCGAGCTCAAACGCGTGCAACTGCCGCGCAGCGAAGATGGTCCTTACCTGTTCTACTTCAACACGGCAGCCGAACCCTGGTCGAACCTCGGCGGCAGCGCCGTCTGGGTGGATGCCTACTCGAATCGCATACTTGCTACGTGGAACGTTACCGAAGTTGCCGCGGGCAGCCAGTTCATGCGCTGGCAGTTCCCCTTGCACAATGGCGATGCCCTCGGCATGACCGGTCGCTGGCTGGTGTTTATTGTAGGTTTCTTGCCAGCGTTGCTGTTCGGCACGGGTGTTTACATGTGGTGGCGCAAACGGAAAAACCGGACCGGCAGAATCATGCTTGGCCGGTACGCGGAACGGAAGCCCGGGCCCGACTCCGTTCCTTGA
- a CDS encoding RNA polymerase sigma factor, whose translation MPRGNMMDNQSVTSIFLSIKEGLAGAIAGIVPPKEIEDIVQETYIRVCHNPNAEPIREPRRFLYRTARNLALDYTKRAESRLADSAEQEQDFLRGVDDRHDETFAQVVINEEYSQFCKAVKHLPLQCRRVFVLKKVYGLSQREIAMKLDIKESTVEKHVAQGIKRCALYMLNVRPSRSARLVR comes from the coding sequence ATGCCAAGGGGGAATATGATGGATAATCAGAGCGTCACCAGTATCTTTCTCTCTATAAAGGAAGGTCTCGCCGGTGCCATTGCCGGGATAGTGCCTCCTAAAGAAATTGAAGACATTGTGCAGGAAACATACATTCGGGTTTGCCATAACCCGAATGCGGAACCGATACGCGAACCCCGACGGTTTCTGTACAGGACGGCCCGCAATCTCGCGTTGGACTATACGAAGCGTGCGGAATCCCGGCTGGCTGACTCTGCGGAACAGGAACAGGATTTCCTTCGTGGAGTCGATGATCGGCATGACGAGACATTCGCGCAAGTCGTCATCAATGAAGAGTATTCGCAATTTTGCAAAGCGGTGAAACACTTGCCGCTGCAATGCCGCCGCGTGTTTGTTCTAAAAAAGGTATACGGCTTGTCCCAACGGGAAATAGCAATGAAGCTGGACATTAAGGAAAGCACCGTTGAGAAACATGTCGCACAAGGGATCAAGCGTTGCGCTCTTTATATGCTTAACGTTCGGCCCAGCAGGAGCGCCCGACTGGTCAGGTGA
- the cuyB gene encoding cysteate racemase — MTQRADNCEPTRAARGRQAVGVIGGLGPAATLRFFDRVLQLTPVTTEAEHLRLIIDCNPGIPDINSSLLAADSRAEDALVATASALERAGAQRLVMICNAAHYYAPAIEASVNIPFDSMIEAAVERAATLMPQGGRAGVLATDGCLRSGVFQSALEAHGIDSVEPDAARAIEFMDVLARLRAGATPEDCSAPLNSIVNAMVADGAQCIIVGCTEAQQAMDQLGVAIPIIDPVQEIAAGIVAVAWCDQ, encoded by the coding sequence ATGACGCAGCGTGCCGACAATTGTGAACCCACGCGGGCTGCCCGCGGTCGCCAGGCTGTTGGTGTTATCGGCGGGTTGGGGCCGGCCGCAACGCTGCGGTTTTTCGATCGCGTCCTGCAACTCACTCCGGTCACTACCGAAGCCGAGCATCTGCGGCTGATAATCGATTGCAATCCGGGCATCCCTGATATCAACAGTTCGCTGTTGGCCGCTGACTCCAGGGCTGAGGATGCGTTAGTGGCCACAGCATCGGCGCTGGAAAGAGCCGGTGCCCAACGTCTGGTCATGATTTGCAATGCAGCGCACTACTACGCCCCGGCAATTGAGGCATCAGTCAATATCCCGTTCGATAGCATGATTGAGGCAGCGGTCGAGCGGGCAGCGACCCTGATGCCGCAAGGTGGCCGCGCAGGGGTGCTGGCGACAGACGGCTGCCTTCGTTCAGGCGTGTTTCAGAGCGCACTGGAGGCGCATGGCATCGACAGCGTCGAGCCCGATGCCGCGAGAGCCATTGAGTTCATGGATGTACTGGCCCGACTGCGCGCCGGAGCAACGCCCGAAGATTGTAGTGCGCCCCTGAACTCGATCGTAAATGCCATGGTTGCCGATGGCGCGCAATGCATCATCGTCGGCTGTACCGAAGCACAGCAGGCAATGGACCAGCTTGGTGTCGCAATTCCCATCATCGATCCGGTTCAGGAAATTGCCGCTGGCATCGTGGCGGTCGCCTGGTGCGATCAGTGA
- a CDS encoding serine hydrolase domain-containing protein, with protein MFSNKIPHSAGFALLALATIAVQPVSADQRFDEARHYIEQVVATQKAGTVSLSIAVAKDGEILWEEGFGWADVENRTRATEHTTYSLASISKPITATALMTLVEAGKIDLDRPANDYLGTGKLTGRRGDADAATVCRLANHTSGLPTHVNFYYADEPMVLPTVNESIGRYGKLVGVPGEAYVYSNLGFGILGYIGSRVSGTRYEDFMREAVFGPLGMSHSGVGVPPGLEPYAAVRYDKYGKVLPHYDFDHPGASAIYSSAHDLVRFGMMHIGSPVPGGKAVLSNATIEQMRHPACSRGGHEGYGLGWRVDQESGYEIVSHGGSMPGVKTILAMIPEENLVVVVLTNRIDDRSPTKGVPLRWQVANRAIKSLVSDWPLQFGKSTPAEQTPLALPDSMHGEWRGTVSTYESDIPLRLTIANNTIEARLGDQAATVVEDVSFKDGWLRGNWDGELDTDELNDRRPYGLRLNLHLDDARNLVGGVNAVSSGTKRYHYYVPHWTELKKR; from the coding sequence ATGTTTAGCAACAAGATTCCGCACAGTGCTGGATTTGCATTGCTGGCTTTGGCCACTATTGCAGTTCAGCCAGTTTCCGCGGATCAGAGGTTTGATGAAGCGCGGCATTACATAGAACAAGTCGTTGCCACGCAGAAAGCCGGCACTGTGTCGCTGTCGATAGCTGTGGCCAAGGATGGTGAAATTCTCTGGGAGGAAGGTTTCGGCTGGGCGGATGTTGAGAATCGCACCCGCGCAACGGAACACACGACCTATTCGTTGGCGTCAATTTCCAAACCGATTACCGCAACCGCGCTGATGACACTCGTTGAAGCCGGCAAAATTGACCTCGACCGGCCCGCCAACGATTACCTCGGCACTGGCAAACTGACCGGCCGGCGCGGCGACGCGGACGCGGCAACGGTATGCCGATTGGCTAACCATACGTCGGGTTTGCCGACGCACGTCAACTTCTACTACGCCGATGAGCCGATGGTCTTGCCGACCGTGAACGAGTCCATTGGTCGCTATGGCAAGCTCGTGGGGGTTCCCGGCGAAGCTTACGTTTATTCGAACCTCGGCTTCGGCATTCTTGGTTACATCGGCAGTCGGGTCTCCGGTACGCGCTACGAGGACTTCATGCGGGAAGCCGTTTTCGGTCCCCTCGGCATGTCCCACAGTGGCGTGGGTGTGCCGCCCGGACTGGAGCCCTACGCCGCCGTGCGCTATGACAAGTACGGAAAAGTACTGCCTCACTACGATTTCGATCATCCTGGCGCGTCGGCCATTTACTCAAGTGCACATGACCTGGTCCGTTTTGGAATGATGCACATCGGCAGTCCGGTGCCGGGCGGCAAGGCCGTGTTGTCGAACGCGACCATCGAGCAAATGCGGCACCCAGCGTGCAGCCGGGGCGGTCATGAAGGTTACGGCCTTGGTTGGCGTGTCGACCAGGAGTCAGGCTACGAGATCGTCAGTCACGGTGGCAGCATGCCTGGAGTCAAGACCATCCTCGCGATGATTCCCGAGGAGAACCTGGTGGTCGTGGTACTTACCAATCGTATTGATGATCGCAGTCCGACCAAGGGTGTGCCGCTGCGTTGGCAAGTTGCCAATCGTGCCATCAAATCGCTGGTTAGTGACTGGCCGCTGCAGTTTGGCAAGTCCACCCCGGCAGAGCAGACACCGTTGGCACTTCCCGATTCCATGCACGGCGAATGGCGCGGTACCGTCAGCACGTACGAGTCGGACATTCCGTTGCGACTGACAATCGCCAATAACACCATCGAAGCGCGCCTAGGGGATCAGGCGGCAACGGTCGTGGAAGATGTTTCCTTCAAGGACGGCTGGCTGCGCGGCAACTGGGACGGCGAACTCGATACGGATGAGCTCAACGACCGGCGTCCCTATGGGCTGCGTCTCAACCTGCACCTGGACGACGCGCGAAATCTTGTCGGTGGTGTAAACGCGGTGTCCTCGGGCACGAAGCGTTATCACTACTACGTGCCACATTGGACTGAGTTGAAAAAGAGATAG
- a CDS encoding TonB-dependent receptor plug domain-containing protein: protein MKNLLLHQNRSQNTAARLQVDSRGCLRKHFHCKTLLAIGVSLLSAGAVAQTTGSGGADTLEEVVVTASRIARSGFEAPTPVTIIDNETLERAAVTNVAEYLNELPAIRPSTTPGNTGISTTNAGTFFMNLRGLGNQRTLVLVNKRRHVSTTPEGMVDLNVIPNALIERIEMVTGGASAAWGSDAVAGVVNVIMDDDITGLRSTIQYGESELGDAEDFRFSLAGGIGFAGGRGHAYFGGEYGDNKGMPSGENRDWFQGHHLQIANPNYAAGNGEPQYLIASNVTAANATTGGLITSGPLRGTEFLPGGAVRQFNYGDNLSSAHMTNGDGLYEPSLRVLSTPVERSNLFLGATYDFSDSLSGFVEAGYAHSVTDYKIAYFTARDRAITIQDDNAYLPAVVQQRMMDEGVTSFTMGRYSNDYDYQNTHNGNDMLRLAAGFDGTVFDDWSWSAYAQYGENTSQADIGENRLNDRYTESIDAVFHPVSGDVVCRSTLTDPGNGCVPVNLFGVGSPSQEAADYFLSRRDLDRALTQTAIGFDISGEPFSTSAGPVSVAAGIEHRQDEVEQTVNQEAIDGLFNIGNSKPYSGDFDVTDYFVETVVPVLSNKPWAETLELNAAIRLSDYNLSGTETTWKLGASWEPNQQVRFRFTQSRDIRAPNLAELYTGLSLSFSTIFNPVTGVSEPSVPTPRTGNEGLKPEIADTTTFGVVLTPDFIEGARFSIDAYDIEVADVISVVGGQNIVNFCADGLQQFCDVITRGPGGELLEVRNTSVNLAKLETRGLDIEASYVRDMQSGARMNYRLLATYLDKYASDNGISQIEVSDVVSGGGAGPKWRALASVGYAMGAWDMQLQGRYVHKGIRYPSVTYDDPTVESWSSFNLSGSYSWTDTALGDVQFFAKIANLFDRDPAITPTSSQPTSRTQHDRTGRAYAVGLRIAF from the coding sequence GTGAAAAATTTACTATTGCACCAAAACCGTTCACAGAATACTGCCGCACGGCTGCAGGTCGACAGCCGCGGCTGTCTCCGCAAGCACTTTCATTGCAAAACATTGCTCGCTATAGGCGTGAGCCTGTTGTCGGCTGGCGCGGTTGCACAGACGACGGGCAGCGGTGGTGCCGATACGCTGGAAGAAGTTGTTGTGACGGCATCTCGAATTGCTCGTAGCGGTTTTGAAGCGCCAACTCCGGTAACGATCATCGATAACGAAACACTGGAACGTGCTGCCGTTACCAATGTCGCCGAATACCTCAACGAGTTGCCAGCGATACGTCCTTCAACCACACCGGGGAATACCGGCATCAGCACAACGAATGCCGGCACGTTCTTCATGAACCTGCGCGGACTGGGCAACCAACGGACACTGGTTCTGGTCAACAAGCGCCGACATGTTTCGACGACGCCCGAAGGTATGGTCGACCTGAACGTCATACCCAATGCATTGATCGAGCGAATCGAGATGGTTACCGGCGGCGCGTCTGCTGCCTGGGGCTCCGATGCTGTCGCAGGCGTGGTCAACGTCATTATGGATGACGACATTACCGGTCTGAGGAGCACGATTCAGTACGGTGAAAGCGAACTCGGCGATGCCGAAGATTTTCGCTTCTCCCTGGCCGGCGGTATCGGCTTTGCCGGCGGTCGTGGTCATGCCTACTTCGGTGGCGAATACGGTGATAACAAGGGTATGCCCTCTGGTGAGAATCGGGACTGGTTCCAGGGACATCACCTGCAAATCGCAAACCCGAACTACGCGGCCGGCAACGGTGAACCGCAGTACCTGATTGCATCCAATGTCACAGCCGCGAACGCGACAACGGGTGGCCTGATCACCTCAGGTCCGTTGCGTGGTACCGAATTCTTGCCTGGCGGGGCCGTGCGGCAATTCAACTACGGAGACAACCTGAGTTCAGCTCACATGACCAACGGCGATGGTCTGTACGAACCGTCTCTGCGGGTACTGAGCACGCCTGTTGAAAGAAGCAATCTGTTCCTCGGCGCAACCTATGATTTTTCAGACAGCCTGTCTGGTTTCGTGGAAGCGGGTTACGCGCATTCCGTTACCGACTACAAGATTGCGTACTTCACTGCCCGGGATCGCGCAATAACCATTCAGGACGACAACGCTTACTTGCCGGCTGTTGTACAGCAGCGAATGATGGATGAAGGCGTCACGTCGTTCACGATGGGGCGTTACAGCAATGACTACGACTATCAGAATACGCATAACGGCAATGACATGTTGCGTCTTGCAGCGGGCTTTGACGGGACAGTATTCGATGACTGGAGCTGGTCTGCATATGCGCAGTATGGAGAGAATACCAGCCAGGCGGATATTGGCGAAAATCGTCTTAATGATCGCTATACGGAATCCATCGATGCCGTTTTCCACCCGGTAAGCGGAGATGTTGTTTGTCGGTCCACACTGACGGATCCTGGCAATGGCTGCGTACCGGTCAATCTCTTCGGTGTCGGTTCCCCAAGCCAGGAGGCTGCGGACTACTTTCTTTCCCGCCGCGATCTCGACCGGGCATTGACACAGACGGCGATCGGTTTCGATATATCGGGTGAGCCTTTCTCAACCAGCGCTGGCCCGGTTTCTGTTGCTGCCGGTATCGAACATCGTCAGGACGAGGTGGAGCAAACCGTCAATCAGGAAGCTATTGACGGACTCTTCAATATTGGCAATTCCAAGCCGTACAGCGGCGACTTCGATGTTACCGACTATTTCGTGGAAACCGTTGTGCCGGTTCTCAGTAACAAGCCCTGGGCCGAAACCCTGGAGCTGAACGCCGCCATCCGGCTTAGCGACTACAACCTGAGCGGCACGGAAACAACCTGGAAACTCGGCGCGAGCTGGGAGCCGAATCAGCAGGTTCGCTTCCGCTTCACTCAGTCGCGGGATATTCGTGCACCGAATCTGGCAGAGCTGTACACAGGACTGTCACTGTCGTTCTCGACGATCTTCAACCCGGTCACTGGCGTCTCGGAACCTTCAGTGCCGACGCCGCGCACCGGTAACGAAGGCCTGAAACCGGAAATCGCCGATACCACAACGTTCGGTGTGGTCCTCACGCCGGACTTTATCGAGGGCGCACGCTTCTCCATCGATGCCTATGACATCGAAGTGGCGGACGTGATTTCGGTAGTGGGCGGGCAGAACATCGTCAACTTCTGTGCCGATGGCCTGCAGCAGTTCTGTGACGTCATTACGAGAGGGCCAGGCGGTGAGCTGCTGGAAGTCCGGAATACCAGCGTCAACCTGGCCAAACTCGAAACCCGCGGCCTTGACATCGAAGCCTCATACGTTCGGGACATGCAGTCCGGCGCGAGGATGAACTACCGCCTGCTTGCCACGTATCTGGACAAGTACGCATCGGATAACGGCATAAGCCAGATCGAAGTATCCGATGTGGTTTCAGGCGGCGGTGCCGGACCCAAGTGGCGCGCACTGGCCAGTGTCGGTTACGCGATGGGCGCCTGGGACATGCAGTTACAGGGTCGATACGTGCACAAGGGCATACGCTACCCGAGCGTCACCTACGACGATCCGACCGTGGAATCGTGGAGTTCCTTCAACCTGTCCGGTTCCTATTCATGGACCGACACGGCGCTGGGTGATGTTCAGTTCTTCGCCAAAATCGCGAATCTGTTCGATCGCGATCCGGCTATCACACCAACGTCGTCGCAACCGACTTCCCGTACCCAGCACGACCGTACCGGGCGAGCTTATGCAGTGGGGTTGCGAATCGCATTCTGA
- a CDS encoding SDR family NAD(P)-dependent oxidoreductase yields the protein MAGRVQGKVAIVTGAGSGGAGIGNGKAAAILLAREGAKVVLVDLNRNAAEETQAIISAEGGESIVCVADVSSARACDAIVATTTKAFGTVDILHNNVGIEEAGGLEDTSEESWDRTLAVNLKSMFLMCRAAAGPMKAQRSGAIVNISSINAIRTLPAISLAYGVSKAGVIAFTREVAVEFAATGIRANSILPGMMQTPFVVTSLTEAYGGDISAMTSQRDALCPTGKQGEGWDVANLALFLASDEAKYITGAAVIVDGAQTCRI from the coding sequence ATGGCAGGACGGGTACAGGGAAAAGTTGCAATAGTCACAGGCGCAGGTTCTGGCGGAGCCGGTATTGGCAACGGGAAAGCCGCCGCCATTCTCCTGGCGCGTGAGGGTGCGAAAGTCGTTCTGGTGGATCTGAACCGAAATGCTGCAGAGGAAACTCAGGCAATCATTAGTGCTGAGGGCGGTGAAAGCATCGTCTGTGTTGCGGATGTGAGTTCGGCCCGCGCTTGCGACGCTATCGTTGCCACGACAACGAAGGCATTCGGCACTGTCGATATTCTGCACAACAATGTAGGCATTGAGGAAGCGGGTGGACTCGAGGATACGAGTGAAGAATCCTGGGACCGAACGCTGGCGGTCAATCTCAAGAGCATGTTTCTGATGTGCAGGGCCGCGGCGGGACCAATGAAAGCACAGCGCAGCGGCGCCATAGTGAACATTTCTTCCATCAATGCGATCCGGACCTTACCCGCCATCTCACTGGCGTACGGTGTATCGAAGGCCGGGGTTATCGCGTTTACCCGTGAAGTCGCCGTGGAGTTTGCAGCGACCGGGATCCGGGCTAACTCGATATTGCCGGGAATGATGCAGACGCCGTTCGTTGTAACGTCCTTAACGGAAGCTTATGGCGGTGATATCAGTGCCATGACCAGTCAACGCGATGCTTTGTGTCCAACGGGAAAACAGGGTGAAGGATGGGACGTGGCAAATCTGGCCTTGTTCCTCGCCTCCGATGAAGCCAAGTACATTACCGGTGCCGCTGTCATTGTCGATGGCGCGCAGACCTGCCGGATCTGA